The following are from one region of the Cervus canadensis isolate Bull #8, Minnesota chromosome 21, ASM1932006v1, whole genome shotgun sequence genome:
- the FAM234B gene encoding protein FAM234B translates to MATVLSRALKLPGKKSPDLGEYDPLTQADSDESEDDLVLNLQQKNGGVKNGKSPLGEAPEPDSDAEVAGAGKPRLSEVTPEGYPLEPLGALEQKAASSVVSYVRTSVFLLMLVVSMVLVLVCAFLIPCPPRDLHSTWSRHLGPQGGGDLSPLDLADVNGDGLRDVLLSFVPSGNGSAAGVSGPPAVLVCLSGMNGSTLWSSPLPEEARDITCLDLTPGNLAKTVCLVTGTHKMLSAFNGTSGKAMWTLNPNYLSNGTLAAPAVVLPDVDEDGVRDLAVLVIGELQPDLCFLLVSGRTGSPVGRPVKYNIVGVGNLIGPQVYITTSGAAYILFGFGNIQAVALRDIFVQAQNRDSLPPSLQIEEPEWEKRRSVNLSELIDVYSSGVELLQMVKAPDSNSSNLLITTRQGLVLLRGQNLTPSWALGVQGLRSQPTPGYFTDDETIDFLLQIPNGVGMKKVMVVDGDSGLVTWSYSIPCHMKETPATSAATVEQKSVFLFWAEGLSAASPNPDVLGSEPPSLHHLYLLHPTFPSILLDLANATGTVTASEVGINDLWKDAFYVTRTTGPSSEGHPAPLVVSKLSLRWALMEGQMVQLEETTSKIGRGELRRFLSRIKFVDSPYQI, encoded by the exons GGAAGAAAAGCCCGGACCTGGGGGAGTATGACCCCCTCACACAGGCCGACAGCGACGAGAGTGAAGATGATCTGGTGCTTAACCTCCAGCAGAAGAACGGGGGCGTCAAGAATGGGAAGAGCCCGCTGGGGGAGGCACCGGAGCCCGACTCGGATGCCGAGGTCGCAGGGGCCGGGAAGCCACGTCTGTCCGAGGTCACCCCCGAGGGGTACCCCTTGGAGCCCCTGGGGGCCCTGGAGCAGAAGGCGGCCTCCTCCGTCGTGTCCTATGTGCGCACATCCGTCTTCCTGTTGATGCTGGTGGTCTCCATGGTCCTGGTGCTCGTGTGTGCTTTCCTGATCCCCTGTCCCCCCCGGGACCTGCACAGCACGTGGAGCCGCCACCTGGGTCCCCAGGGAG GCGGGGACCTGTCGCCGTTGGACCTGGCGGATGTAAATGGAGATGGCCTGCGAGACGTGCTCCTCTCCTTCGTGCCGTCAGGGAACGGGAGTGCGGCCG GTGTCTCAGGACCCCCTGCCGTCCTCGTGTGCCTTTCGGGGATGAACGGCAGCACGCTGTGGTCTAGTCCCCTCCCCGAGGAGGCCCGAGATATTACCTGTTTGGATCTGACACCAGGGAACCTGGCCAAAACTGTCTGCCTGGTGACGGGGACGCACAAGATGCTCAGTGCATTCAATGGGACATCAG GGAAAGCCATGTGGACTTTAAACCCAAACTACTTATCCAACGGGACCCTGGCTGCCCCGGCCGTGGTGCTGCCGGATGTGGACGAAGATGGTGTTAGAGACCTCGCAGTTCTGGTCATTGGGGAGTTGCAG ccAGATCTGTGTTTTCTGCTGGTGTCTGGCCGGACAGGGAGCCCGGTGGGCCGACCTGTGAAGTACAACATCGTGGGAGTGGGCAACCTGATTGGCCCTCAGGTTTACATCACCACCAGCGGGGCCGCCTACATCCTGTTTGGCTTTG GTAATATCCAGGCTGTCGCCCTGCGGGATATTTTCGTTCAGGCCCAAAATCGAGACAGCTTACCACCTTCCCTGCAGATAGAGGAACCTGAGTGGGAGAAGCGGAGATCCGTCAACCTGTCTGAGCTCATTGATGTTTACAG CAGTGGGGTGGAGCTCCTCCAGATGGTGAAGGCGCCGGATTCCAACAGCAGCAACCTCCTGATCACAACCAGACAAGGCCTCGTCCTGCTTCGGGGGCAGAACCTCACCCCTTCCTGGGCTTTGGGCGTCCAAGGCCTGCGCAG CCAGCCTACTCCAGGGTATTTCACGGATGATGAGACGATAGACTTCCTTCTGCAGATACCGAACGGAGTTGGGATGAAAAAG GTGATGGTGGTGGATGGAGACTCTGGCCTGGTCACATGGAGTTACAGCATCCCGTGTCACATGAAAGAAACTCCGGCCACGTCAGCAGCCACTGTGGAGCAGaaatctgtcttcctcttctgggcTGAAGGGCTGTCAGCTGCATCACCCAATCCC GATGTCCTGGGAAGTGAGCCACCCAGCCTTCACCACCTATACCTCCTGCATCCCACCTTCCCCTCCATCCTCCTGGATCTGGCCAATGCCACTGGCACTGTGACAGCTTCAGAGG TTGGGATCAACGACCTGTGGAAAGATGCCTTTTACGTTACCAGGACAACAGGGCCCAGCTCCGAAGGGCACCCGGCCCCCCTGGTGGTCAGCAAGCTCAGTCTGCGGTGGGCGCTGATGGAAGGCCAAATGGTCCAGCTGGAGGAGACCACCTCCAAAATCGGCCGCGGGGAGCTGCGCAGATTCCTCTCTCGGATAAAGTTCGTCGACTCTCCCTACCAG ATCTAG